In Camelina sativa cultivar DH55 chromosome 13, Cs, whole genome shotgun sequence, the genomic window TTTTGTTGACTAAATTAGTTGATGGACACTGCCTTACCCGACATATATAATCATCTATTAAACTTTTGTTagttagatttttatttaaaacgttttaatttaatttttcagtTAGTTAACTATTTTACGTACTTGAAAACCTGCTTGAAAAGATATGTGTTTTATCGTGAAGTTAGAGTTGATGGATGTTAATGATCGATACGAATTGGTTTGACCAGTTTGACACCTTTACTTTACTTACTCATTTATATACATTACCTaagaaatttatttataatggtagGTGGAAAATAAAGGCTGATGAAATGCCAATATCGCATCCTTACGTGGAGTTTAAGAGAGGCATGCTTTTGGAGGACGAGCCaattaaaataagttaaatCCTTAATCCTTAAATAGAGATTAGCTGCTTTAATAAGTAATCCATCTTGGATGgaaatttatttaacttttaGTAACAAATTCAATGTCCATCGATCTCTAGTCATAGAGTTGTGTGGATCGATCAGTTTCGTGTTGGGATTTTAAGATGAAATGACTATTTGCCTTTCGATATGATATATCTCTATTATTGTTGGCACGTTAATCGTTTTTACTCAACATTTACTTAAATGGTTAATATTATATTTCGATTGTCAATTATTTCCCATTTCAAATATGTGGGGTTAGTGTGTTACGCACACGCATACTAGGTAATCTAACACGATATGATGATAGCTTATACAACTCAGTCCTGTCAATTGAAAATATGACCAAGACTGTAAGTTAAAACAAGTGTTGTGTtaattacaacttacaagtatgatcaagaaaatatcatagaaaatattattttattttcttcgtgATTCAGTTACAAACCAGACACATAACCACGTGTAACTAAAAAATACAGAatcataaccttttttttttttttttgtcaaactaaaCTTGATGTTTATATAGATCCGTCTTTACATAAGAACTCACTCTAGGGGAAGATAATTTAGAGGGCAAGTTACCGTTTTGGCCTTGAAAAGATTTGTCAAAGACATACTTAGTGTTAAGAGAAGAAGGATTAACTTGCATGAAAAGGTAATTACCAGCAAAGAGATCACCAAAGTGTGATTGACTCTCCTTCAACCTCTTCAGTAATTTTGAGATTCCAAGTTTAACCCTACTCGCTTTCTTCCTCACAAATCCCCTAAGTCTCCGGATCTTTACTCTAACCCTAATCCTCCTTCTTCCTCCCAATGACACCACTCTCCTGAAcctgtacatatatataacaaagactGATGAAAAAAAGATTCTTCATAGGCTTCGATGATATCAAAACAGTTTAATAGTGAAGGTGGATTGTGTAGATCGATAGAATCAAAACCTGTTAGAATATAATGATgatcttcttgttgtttggcCGAAGACATCATCGTCTAAAGAAAGCCTCTGGTAAGGGATATTGGTGATTTTGAGAGAGGAAGCCATTGGTATAATGGATAAGAATAttttgagtaatttttttttcccaagagATATCTTTGAGAAATGTATATCATCAATGAATTATATGAGTTGTCattattgttgttgatgtttcAATGTGTATAGCTGGTGGGTCAATTTATTTGAAGTAGCTAGGTGCGTGTACGTGAATTTAATGCGATgccttaaatttaattttgcaAAGATTTATTATACTCTAATTCAATTTATCCCCTGCAATAAATGGTTTTATACTGTTAGAAAGTAAATAATGtgcgagtgagagagagaatatgTCATCGAAATACATTTGCACTAGACGAATTTGGTACCGTCATCCTAAAGATTAGAGATCTACATATAATGTAACGCCACTAAATTTGTAACAAGTCTGAAATTTCAGTTATATTGAATTTAGCGTAAGTTGGATTTGAATGGAATTTCCATACTAAGCTAGCGCCACATGTTACTGAAGTTAAGACAAGCGTACGGGGGTAGGTTGGTTTGATTATATAAGCACATCACGTGatttgtatatactatatagctAACACGGAGGCTCATtatatgcaagaaaaaaataGGTGTTAGTGTACACACACACACGACACAACTCTTATAATTTCCTGAATTTTCAAATAACCaattaa contains:
- the LOC104735458 gene encoding uncharacterized protein LOC104735458, with the protein product MASSLKITNIPYQRLSLDDDVFGQTTRRSSLYSNRFRRVVSLGGRRRIRVRVKIRRLRGFVRKKASRVKLGISKLLKRLKESQSHFGDLFAGNYLFMQVNPSSLNTKYVFDKSFQGQNGNLPSKLSSPRVSSYVKTDLYKHQV